In Amia ocellicauda isolate fAmiCal2 chromosome 5, fAmiCal2.hap1, whole genome shotgun sequence, a genomic segment contains:
- the LOC136749474 gene encoding sodium/calcium exchanger 2-like has translation MALSRSPLPLLLLLLLSVLPPCAPESQREPTGGRTSPTVLAEPPNGTGGTGGGGGGGGGSGRTCLDKVECKSGILLPVWEPASPSLGDQVARAVVYFVSLMYMFLGVSIIADRFMASIEVITSQEKEVTITLANGETSVATVRIWNETVSNLTLMALGSSAPEILLSVIEVCGHHFEAGELGPGTIVGSAAFNMFVIIGVCVWVIPDGESRRIKHLRVFFITAFWSVFAYIWLYLILAVISPGVVQVWEALVTLLFFPVCVLLAWVADKRLLFYKYMHKRYRADKRRGIIVETEGELTPKGIEMIMDGKFPPRGAIAMPTETGQDGIPGSALTTTVTMESNKELEESRKEVIRILKDLKQKHPEKELEQLVELANYYALLHQQKSRAFYRIQATRLMIGAGNVLKKHATDHARRAAAAAAAAAAGEGLASPEDDPTLCSRIGFESQQFQCMENCGTVSLGVSCEGGQGLNTFYVDYCTEDGSARAGSDYEYSEGTLVFKPGETRKEIQVGIIDDDIFEEDEHFFVRLLNLRVGDSEGLFQSDPPPGSPPSARLATPPVTTVTILDDDHAGVFSFTERSMRVSESVGVMEVIVQRNSGARGTVIVPYHTEDGSAKGGGVDYEDSHGELEFTNDQTSQKLKVRIVDDEEYEKHENFFIVLEEPRWMKRGISALLLNEEGVEGCLSAELEEAKRIAEMGKPVLGENCRMEVTIEESYEFKSTVDKLIKKTNLALVIGTHSWREQFVEAVTVSAGDGDEEGAEGEGREERLPSCFDYVMHFLTVFWKVLFACVPPTEYWNGWACFCVCILVIGLLTAVIGDLASHFGCTVGLRDTVTAVVFVALGTSIPDTFASKVAAQQDQYADASVGNVTGSNAVNVFLGIGVAWSVAAIYWNAQGKDFRVDPGSLAFSVTLFTIFAFVSIGVLMFRRRPSIGGELGGTRTSRILTTLLFFGLWFLYILFSSLEAYCHIQGF, from the exons ATGGCATTGTCACgatcccctctccccctccttctcctcctcctcttgtcTGTTCTACCCCCCTGTGCCCCAGAGTCCCAGAGAGAGCCCACCGGGGGCCGCACATCCCCCACTGTCCTCGCTGAGCCCCCCAATGGTACGGGAGGAactgggggaggtgggggcggAGGCGGGGGTTCAGGGCGTACCTGCTTGGACAAAGTGGAGTGTAAAAGTGGAATCCTGCTGCCGGTGTGGGAGCCAGCCAGCCCTTCACTGGGGGACCAGGTGGCCAGGGCAGTGGTGTACTTTGTGTCACTCATGTACATGTTCCTGGGTGTGTCCATCATCGCTGACCGCTTCATGGCATCCATCGAGGTCATCACCTCACAG gAGAAGGAGGTAACGATCACGCTGGCAAACGGAGAGACGTCAGTGGCGACAGTGCGGATCTGGAacgagacagtgtccaatctcACGCTCATGGCCCTGGGCTCCTCCGCCCCCGAGATCCTGCTGTCCGTCATCGAg GTGTGTGGGCATCACTTCGAGGCAGGAGAACTGGGCCCTGGGACCATCGTGGGCAGTGCGGCCTTCAACATGTTTGTGATCAtcggtgtgtgcgtgtgggtgATCCCGGACGGCGAGTCCCGGCGCATCAAGCACCTGCGTGTGTTCTTCATCACTGCCTTCTGGAGCGTCTTCGCCTACATCTGGCTCTACCTCATCCTTGCTGTCATCTCCCCAGGGGTCGTGCAG GTGTGGGAGGCCCTGGTGACTCTGCTGTTCTTCCCGGTGTGTGTGCTGCTGGCCTGGGTCGCAGACAAGCGGCTGCTCTTCTACAAGTACATGCACAAGCGATACCGTGCCGACAAGCGGCGCGGCATCATCGTGGAGACGGAGGGCGAGCTCACACCCAAGGGCATTGAAATGATCATGGACGGCAAGTTCCCTCCCCGTGGGGCCATAGCCATGCCAACCGAAACCGGCCAGGACGGAATCCCTGGCAGTGCCCTTACCACCACCGTCACCATGGAGAGCAACAAGGAGCTGGAGGAGAGCCGGAAGGAG GTGATCCGCATCCTGAAGGACCTGAAGCAGAAGCACCCagagaaggagctggagcagctgGTGGAACTGGCCAACTACTACGCTCTCCTGCACCAGCAGAAGAGCCGCGCCTTCTACCGCATCCAGGCCACGCGCCTCATGATTGGTGCCGGCAATGTGCTCAAGAAGCACGCCACTGACCACGCCCGCCGTGCTGCAGCCGCCGCTGCCGCCGCCGCTGCCGGGGAGGGCCTTGCCAGTCCTGAGGACGACCCCACTCTGTGCAGCCGCATCGGGTTCGAGAGCCAGCAGTTCCAGTGCATGGAGAACTGCGGCACAGTCAGCCTGGGGGTCTCCTGCGAGGGCGGCCAGGGCCTCAACACCTTCTACGTGGACTACTGCACTGAGGACGGGTCGGCACGCGCTGGCTCCGACTACGAGTACAGCGAGGGCACATTGGTGTTCAAACCTGGGGAGACCAGGAAAGAGATACAG gtgggcATCATTGATGACGACATCTTTGAAGAGGACGAGCACTTCTTCGTGCGTCTGCTCAACCTGCGCGTGGGTGACTCCGAGGGTCTGTTCCAGAGTGACCCGCCCCCCGGATCTCCACCCTCCGCCCGCCTGGCCACGCCCCCGGTCACCACAGTCACCATCCTGGATGACGACCATGCGGGAGTGTTCTCCTTTACGGAGCGCAGCATGCGGGTCAGCGAGAGCGTGGGAGTCATGGAGGTCATTGTCCAGCGCAACTCAGGGGCCAGGGGCACGGTCATCGTGCCCTACCACACTGAGGACGGGAGTGCCAAGGGAGGGGGCGTGGACTACGAGGACTCCCATGGAGAACTGGAGTTCACTAACGACCAAACATC tcAGAAGCTGAAAGTGCGAATTGTGGACGATGAAGAGTATGAGAAGCACGAGAACTTCTTTATCGTACTGGAGGAGCCGCGCTGGATGAAGAGGGGCATCTCAG CTCTGCTGCTGAATGAGG AGGGGGTGGAGGGCTGTCTGAGcgcagagctggaggaggccaagAGGATCGCAGAGATGGGCAAGCCAGTGCTGGGGGAGAACTGCCGCATGGAGGTCACCATCGAGGAATCCTATGAGTTcaag AGCACGGTGGACAAGCTGATCAAGAAGACCAACCTGGCGCTGGTGATCGGGACACACTCCTGGCGGGAGCAGTTCGTTGAGGCCGTGACCGTCAGTGCTG GCGATGGTGACGAGGAAGGggcggagggggaggggagggaggagcgCCTACCATCCTGCTTCGACTACGTGATGCACTTCCTGACGGTGTTCTGGAAGGTTCTGTTCGCCTGCGTGCCACCCACCGAGTACTGGAATGGCTGGGCCTGCTTCTGTGTGTGCATCCTGGTCATTGGGCTGCTGACCGCGGTCATCGGCGACCTGGCCTCGCACTTTGGCTGCACTGTGGGGCTGCGGGACACCGTCACTGCCGTGGTGTTCGTTGCACTGGGTACCTCCATCCCTG aCACCTTCGCCAGTAAGGTGGCAGCCCAGCAGGACCAGTACGCAGATGCCTCCGTGGGCAATGTGACGGGCAGCAACGCGGTCAACGTGTTCCTGGGCATCGGAGTGGCCTGGTCTGTGGCAGCCATCTACTGGAACGCCCAGGGGAAGGACTTCCGGGTCGACCCGGGGTCACTGGCCTTCTCAGTCACCCTGTTCACTATCTTTGCCTTCGTCAGCATCGGTGTGCTGATGTTTCGCCGCCGCCCCTCCATCGGGGGTGAGCTGGGGGGGACGCGCACCTCCAGGATCCTCACCACTCTGCTCTTCTTTGGGTTGTGGTTCCTCTACATCCTCTTCTCCAGTCTGGAGGCCTACTGCCACATACAGGGCTTCtag